The window CATGGCTACCGCCAATACACTGGCCGCAATCCAGAACGGTGCGGATCAGATTGAGGGTACCATCAACGGCATCGGGGAGCGCGCCGGCAACACAGCGATTGAAGAGGTGGCTCTGGCGCTCGAGACTCGCAGCGAATTTTTTGGCGCCAAGACTTCGCTTGTCCTGTCGGAAATCTCCCGTACCAGCCGTCTGGTCAGCAAGCTGACCGGGATGGCCGTGCCGGGCAACAAAGCTATTGTTGGAGCCAATGCCTTTGCGCATGAGTCAGGTATCCATCAGGATGGAATGCTTAAGGAGAAGACAACCTACGAAATCATGACGCCGGAAACCATCGGCCTGAAAGAGAGCAAGCTGGTGCTGGGCAAGCATTCCGGCCGTCATGCTTTCCGTGATAAGCTCAGCGATCTGGGCTACGATGTGCCGGAAGAAGCATTGAACACCGCCTTTGCGAAGTTCAAGGATCTGGCGGATAAGAAGAAAGAGGTTTCCGACGAGGATATCCTGGCACTGCTGGAGGAAAAGTTGGGGGATACGCCGGAGATTTTCAGCCTGCAGACTATATATGTAACTTACGGCAATGAAGCTGTTCCTACGGCAAAAGTTGTCATCAAGGGCCAGGAAGCCGAACCGATTGTCGCAACGGCTGAAGGCAACGGTTCTGTAGACGCAATTTATAATGCCATTGACCAGGCTACCGGCGAGGAAGTTACACTGGGTGACTATTCCATTAAAGCCGTCAGCAGAGGTAAAGACGCGCAGGGGGAGGTTCATGTCGTGCTGTCGCAGGGTGAAGTTGCCGCACAGGGACGCGGACTAAGTACTGATATTCTCGAGGCCAGTGCCCGAGCTTATCTGGATGCGCTCAACAAGCTGCTGGAGAAACGTAAGACGTATACACGGCGTGATCATGCGCAGTTGTAAACAAGTATAATTTTTTGCATAACTAATTAGATGAAGCCATCCCTTCAGAGGAGTCCTCTCTGCTGAAGGGGTGGCTTTTTTTGTGCATAATATTTGAAATTATTTATAGATTTGCGCATATTTGCTATTGGTTCATCAAATGGTTTTCCCTGTCTTATCAGTGACTTTAGTTGCCATAAAGAAAGTTAACTATCATAAAATCCCTAGAGACTTTGACTTTTTTGTGAAAAAAACAAGATATCTAACCAATTATACATAGGCTGTTCAGAAATTGTTCATGCGCGAAGAGTACAGTTAAGCCTGATAGATTATTCGGAGAAAAAGGAGACAACTGGAAATGTATAAAAAAAGAATGGCGGTCATACTTAGCTTACTTCTCATTTTCATACAAGGGGCTTACAGCTACGGTTTCAGCACCAAGGTCAATGCTGCGGAAATATCCGACAATATCATCACCAGTGTAACCATGGCCGTGTATGATAACGGCGTCCCTGTAACAGACGTTGTATATAAGCAGGGGGCTGAAGTGAAGCTTACCTATAATTGGGAGCTTCCGGATTCAACCTATAAGGGTGGTGATACATACAGCTTTGAGCTGCCCGACAAGTTTGTGCTTGCAAGTGACATAAATGGAACCCCTCTGATATTCGACGGCGTTCCGCTGGGTCATTTTGATGTCTTGAAGGGAAGTCCGAATAAAGTTGTTATGACCTTTAACGAAGATATTGAGCACTATTTTGGTGTGCACGGGTCTTTTACTATCAATACCAAGTTCGATAAAACCAAATTTACGGAAACGACCGTCCAGCAAATTGTGTTCCCGATCGACGGAGGCAATCAGACGGTGACGCTTACGTTTATTCCGGAGGTCACCTCTACCATTGTCAAGAACGGAGTTCCAACGGGCTCCAACAAGGATAACCTGAACGCCAAACAGATTATTTGGACTGTAGACGTGAACAAATTGCTGTCGAGTGTCCAAGGGGCGACGGTTAGCGATACCATTCCTGCCGGCCTTACGCTTGTGAACCCGCTGGACGTTAAGGTATATAACCTGAATGTGAAGCTGGATGGTTCCGTAACGCAGGGGGCGGAGCTTGATGTTTCACGATATGCTGTAACGACACCTGCCGGTAAGCTGAATGTTGCTTTTAATGATTCATCGATTACAGGGGCATACCGTATCCAATTTACTACGGACATCACGGATGCTGCCAAGACGAGCTTTACCAATAGTGCCGTCTTTAGTGGTTCCAATCAGGCGGCGGCTACAGCAACAGCCACAGTGAACGTATCGCAGGGCAGCTTTTTAAAGAAGACGTCCACCAGTTATAATTCGGCAACACAGGTAACCTACTGGGAGATTGATTACAACTACAATGAGCTGCAGCTTGCTCAGGCAGATGCTGTACTGAAGGATTATTTCAACAACACACAAGAGCTGGTGCCCGGCTCCCTGCAAGTGTTCCCGGTTAATTTCCTGACCAGCTCCAGCGGCACGGTAGGAACAACAGAAGCTACTAATTATGCAGTGAATGCACCTTCGGTCCCGGTCAGCGGGCAAAACGGATTTGAGCTTGCATTTACCAGCGATATCAGCGGCGCTTACAAAATTAAATATCAGATTAAAGCCGTTAACCGTGTGGAAGACAATGCGACAATCACGAATTCGGCTACTTCCGGAGCCACAACCGTAACAGGTACACGGGACATCGGTCAGGTAATCATCAGTAAAAAAGTAGCGGATTACAACTACCTTACCAAAACCGTCTCATGGTCGGTAACCATAAATGCCGATAGCTATCCGATGAATGAAGTGGTGGTTAAGGATGTATTTACGAACAAAGGACTAAAAATAGTGCCCGGCTCGATTGTAGTCAAGAAAGGTTCCGCTACGATCAACACAGGCCTTACTATTCAAAACCTGGATGAAACTGCCGGCTTCGACGTGGTATTCAGCTCACAGATTACAGGACCGTATACCATTACCTATGATACGTATTTTGATAACAACTGGCTTAGCTACAACTGGTTGAGCACAGCAGCCAAGTTCGAGAACAAGGCTACAGTGAACTGGAAAGATCCTGGTACTACAACAGTGAAGACTAAGACGGTAACCGCAGCCTTCGATCCGAATACTTCGGAAAAAGCGAACGGCTTCAAGAGCGGCGATTACAACGCGGTGAATAAGGAGATCACTTGGACCTTAGGCGTTAACTACAACCGTCAACCACTGGCTGATGCCAAAGTAACGGATGTACTGCAGAGCAATCAGCAGTATGAGCCAGGCTCTGTGGAGGTCTACAATCTGACTGTTGCCAAAAACGGCTCCCCCTCCCAAGGCACAAAGCTTACGCTGGGCACAGATTACACCGTGACCTATACAGAGAGCAGTAAGCTGCTGCAGGTGGATTTTAAGCATAATATTAATTCAGCCTACTACATCATTTTCAAAACAAACCTGCTGGGACAGCTCGTTGAGTCACCGACCCTTGTCAATACCGCCAATCTGTACAGCGGCACAACCCCTGAATCCAAGGATTTGACCGCTTCGCTGACGATTCCCAAAGCTGGAGAATTCGTGACTAAGAGCGGAGTACAGAGCAACACCAGAATAAAGTGGGCTATTCATATCAACAACAGCCAGTCTTTCATTGAAGATGCAAAAGTGACAGATGATCCAAGTGACAATCAGATTCTGCTATCCGATTCATTTAAGCTGTACCCGACAACTGTTAATGCAGGTGGTGATATTACTAAGGTGACAACACCGCTGTTGAAAGGAACAGATTATGATCTGGTCATCAGTACGGATGAGAATACCGGAAAACAGCAGTTCGTGCTTACTTTTATAACGGATATCGAGAAGGCCTACATTCTTGAATATGAGTCACTGATTGTGGCCAACAACAATGATAAAATATCCAACAGTGTGCGGCTCACCGGCAATAATTCGACCACGATCACCAAACAAAGCAGTAAAGAGATAACGGTGGCTCTATCGAGTGCAGACGGAGTGGGGACCGGAACCCGCAAGATATTAAATGTGGTAAAAAAAGATGCGGCGGAACAGGCGCTGCTGAGCGGAGCTACCTTTGCACTGTACCGTAAATCGGGTTCGACGGAAGTACTCTTTAATCAGCTGACAACGGATGCCAGCGGAACTGTTTCCTTCAAAAATCTCTGGCCCGGAAACTATGTGCTTCAGGAAGTCACGGCACCAGCCGGTTATGATCTCAATCCGACTAAGTTTGCTGTAATCTTCAACTCAACAACAGAAACAACAATGACGGTGACGGATAATAAGACAGTAACACCAACGCCGGTAACGACACCGACACCGACACCGACACCGACACCGACACCGACTGTAACACCAACCTCAACAGCAACACCGGCAGCGACAGTAACACCAACGTCGACAGCGACAGCAACGCCGGCAGCGACGGAACCACCGGCAGCGACAGCAACGCCGACATCGACAGCAACGGCAGCACCGACGCCTGCGGTAACACCAACCTCATTGCCGGGTTCGCTGCCTACGCCTTCGGCATCTGCGACACCGGTAGTTATTAGTACAGCAAAGCCTACGGCTTCTGTTACACCTGTGCCGGCATCAGCAACACCGACAGCAACACCTGCAGCCACACCGGGCCAGCCTACGGTTAGCAGCACTCCTGCTGCACCGCAAGCCACACAGGCAACTACAATTGTTGATGTTCCAATTGAAGGCGAGATCCCGCTGGGCGGCATTCCGAGCCTTGGAGACGAGCCGGGTCACGGGACGGTTACGATTACTCCAGACGGGAACTGGACGTATACACCGGATTCCGGCTACATTGGAAAAGATCAATTCACGATTGTTGTAACGGATGAAGACGGGAATGAAGAAGAGGTTGTTATTGAGGTAGCGATCGATGATGTACCGAAGGGTACGGTTACCGATACAGCCAATAACCCAGACGGCACACTGCCCGCAAAGCTTCCGCAGACCGGGGAGAGCAGTCCGCTACCGCTTTATCTGACAGGCGGAGGCCTAATTGCACTGGGTCTTGTTCTCGCCAGAAGATTCAAGACACGCACTAAATAGGTAGTAGTAATCGGCAGATAGGCTGCAGGATTACAGCAAAGACACCCGGGAACTCCGGGTGTCTTTGCTGTTGTATCTTAACAAAATGAATTCATGAAAAAATAAAGAGGTGTTATATGCTGAGATTAATATGCTTCCAGTTCTCGTACCAGTCTATGATATGGGACGGCAGCTCGATGTTCAG of the Paenibacillus pedocola genome contains:
- a CDS encoding 2-isopropylmalate synthase, which gives rise to MRKIYVFDTTLRDGEQSPGVNLNTREKVEIAYQLEKLGIDRMEAGFPAASPGDLAAVNAVARAVKNVTLIGLSRSRESDIDAVREALQGAQDPCIHIFLATSPIHRQHKLRMDKDQVLETAQSAIRYAKKYFSKLEFSLEDAGRTERDFMAEMVAMAVREGANVVNIPDTVGYLNPSEYGAIFKFLKDTVPDIEKVQLSAHCHNDLGMATANTLAAIQNGADQIEGTINGIGERAGNTAIEEVALALETRSEFFGAKTSLVLSEISRTSRLVSKLTGMAVPGNKAIVGANAFAHESGIHQDGMLKEKTTYEIMTPETIGLKESKLVLGKHSGRHAFRDKLSDLGYDVPEEALNTAFAKFKDLADKKKEVSDEDILALLEEKLGDTPEIFSLQTIYVTYGNEAVPTAKVVIKGQEAEPIVATAEGNGSVDAIYNAIDQATGEEVTLGDYSIKAVSRGKDAQGEVHVVLSQGEVAAQGRGLSTDILEASARAYLDALNKLLEKRKTYTRRDHAQL
- a CDS encoding collagen binding domain-containing protein translates to MYKKRMAVILSLLLIFIQGAYSYGFSTKVNAAEISDNIITSVTMAVYDNGVPVTDVVYKQGAEVKLTYNWELPDSTYKGGDTYSFELPDKFVLASDINGTPLIFDGVPLGHFDVLKGSPNKVVMTFNEDIEHYFGVHGSFTINTKFDKTKFTETTVQQIVFPIDGGNQTVTLTFIPEVTSTIVKNGVPTGSNKDNLNAKQIIWTVDVNKLLSSVQGATVSDTIPAGLTLVNPLDVKVYNLNVKLDGSVTQGAELDVSRYAVTTPAGKLNVAFNDSSITGAYRIQFTTDITDAAKTSFTNSAVFSGSNQAAATATATVNVSQGSFLKKTSTSYNSATQVTYWEIDYNYNELQLAQADAVLKDYFNNTQELVPGSLQVFPVNFLTSSSGTVGTTEATNYAVNAPSVPVSGQNGFELAFTSDISGAYKIKYQIKAVNRVEDNATITNSATSGATTVTGTRDIGQVIISKKVADYNYLTKTVSWSVTINADSYPMNEVVVKDVFTNKGLKIVPGSIVVKKGSATINTGLTIQNLDETAGFDVVFSSQITGPYTITYDTYFDNNWLSYNWLSTAAKFENKATVNWKDPGTTTVKTKTVTAAFDPNTSEKANGFKSGDYNAVNKEITWTLGVNYNRQPLADAKVTDVLQSNQQYEPGSVEVYNLTVAKNGSPSQGTKLTLGTDYTVTYTESSKLLQVDFKHNINSAYYIIFKTNLLGQLVESPTLVNTANLYSGTTPESKDLTASLTIPKAGEFVTKSGVQSNTRIKWAIHINNSQSFIEDAKVTDDPSDNQILLSDSFKLYPTTVNAGGDITKVTTPLLKGTDYDLVISTDENTGKQQFVLTFITDIEKAYILEYESLIVANNNDKISNSVRLTGNNSTTITKQSSKEITVALSSADGVGTGTRKILNVVKKDAAEQALLSGATFALYRKSGSTEVLFNQLTTDASGTVSFKNLWPGNYVLQEVTAPAGYDLNPTKFAVIFNSTTETTMTVTDNKTVTPTPVTTPTPTPTPTPTPTVTPTSTATPAATVTPTSTATATPAATEPPAATATPTSTATAAPTPAVTPTSLPGSLPTPSASATPVVISTAKPTASVTPVPASATPTATPAATPGQPTVSSTPAAPQATQATTIVDVPIEGEIPLGGIPSLGDEPGHGTVTITPDGNWTYTPDSGYIGKDQFTIVVTDEDGNEEEVVIEVAIDDVPKGTVTDTANNPDGTLPAKLPQTGESSPLPLYLTGGGLIALGLVLARRFKTRTK